The following coding sequences are from one Portunus trituberculatus isolate SZX2019 chromosome 32, ASM1759143v1, whole genome shotgun sequence window:
- the LOC123512025 gene encoding carbonic anhydrase 7-like isoform X1, with the protein MVALQVVICVSVLLVQGASGSGGSEWTYTGQHGPLHWGSMFQSCAGSRQSPINIETLNVKQEYWKPLRLKNYEKAPSKMRVKNNGHSAQVEIDAPVAPRVTGGGLKGEYIFAQFHFHWGADSTRGSEHTIDGVRYPMELHMVHYKGSYGTLGEAVKRRDGLAVLGVMLEVSSNDNPALAPLATALLNVTDADMFAEISAMYPLKAFLPRNIEKFYRYEGSLTTPTCNEVVTWTVFDEAISISERQLNNFRAMMDPHGGKIVDNFRPPQPLNNRKVFVSAESSADSSTMKKVGLTFYFMTSMAVLMMNM; encoded by the exons GTGCCTCTGGTTCAGGAGGCTCCGAGTGGACCTATACGGGACAGCATg gacCTCTTCACTGGGGCTCCATGTTCCAGTCCTGCGCAGGCAGCCGTCAGTCCCCCATCAACATTGAGACCCTGAACGTGAAGCAGGAATACTGGAAGCCCCTGCGTCTCAAGAACTACGAGAAGGCGCCCTCCAAGATGCGTGTCAAGAACAATGGCCattcag CCCAGGTGGAGATCGACGCCCCCGTGGCCCCAAGAGTGACTGGTGGAGGACTCAAGGGTGAATACATCTTTGCCCAGTTCCACTTCCACTGGGGGGCAGACTCTACTCGCGGCTCTGAGCACACCATCGACGGCGTCAG GTACCCCATGGAGCTCCACATGGTGCACTACAAGGGTTCCTACGGCACTCTGGGTGAGGCTGTGAAGAGGAGGGACGGCCTGGCTGTGCTTGGCGTGATGCTCGAGGTATCCAGCAATGATAACCCAGCCCTTGCTCCCCTCGCCACTGCCCTTCTCAACGTGACTGATGCTG ATATGTTCGCTGAGATTTCCGCCATGTACCCACTGAAGGCCTTCCTGCCGCGTAACATCGAGAAGTTTTACCGATACGAAGGTTCCCTCACCACCCCGACTTGCAACGAGGTGGTCACGTGGACTGTTTTCGACGAGGCTATCTCCATCTCTGAGCGACAG CTGAACAACTTCCGTGCCATGATGGATCCCCACGGCGGCAAGATTGTCGACAACTTCCGCCCGCCCCAGCCACTCAACAACAGGAAG GTGTTCGTGTCCGCCGAGAGCAGCGCTGACTCCTCCACCATGAAGAAGGTCGGGCTCACTTTCTACTTCATGACCTCTATGGCAGTGCTCATGATGAATATGTaa
- the LOC123512025 gene encoding carbonic anhydrase 7-like isoform X2: MVALQVVICVSVLLVQGASGSGGSEWTYTGQHGPLHWGSMFQSCAGSRQSPINIETLNVKQEYWKPLRLKNYEKAPSKMRVKNNGHSAQVEIDAPVAPRVTGGGLKGEYIFAQFHFHWGADSTRGSEHTIDGVRYPMELHMVHYKGSYGTLGEAVKRRDGLAVLGVMLEVSSNDNPALAPLATALLNVTDADMFAEISAMYPLKAFLPRNIEKFYRYEGSLTTPTCNEVVTWTVFDEAISISERQLGFFRALHPSKLEGIPTLVNNFRPVQPLGLREIRRRNKLVPRTMVACTPF; encoded by the exons GTGCCTCTGGTTCAGGAGGCTCCGAGTGGACCTATACGGGACAGCATg gacCTCTTCACTGGGGCTCCATGTTCCAGTCCTGCGCAGGCAGCCGTCAGTCCCCCATCAACATTGAGACCCTGAACGTGAAGCAGGAATACTGGAAGCCCCTGCGTCTCAAGAACTACGAGAAGGCGCCCTCCAAGATGCGTGTCAAGAACAATGGCCattcag CCCAGGTGGAGATCGACGCCCCCGTGGCCCCAAGAGTGACTGGTGGAGGACTCAAGGGTGAATACATCTTTGCCCAGTTCCACTTCCACTGGGGGGCAGACTCTACTCGCGGCTCTGAGCACACCATCGACGGCGTCAG GTACCCCATGGAGCTCCACATGGTGCACTACAAGGGTTCCTACGGCACTCTGGGTGAGGCTGTGAAGAGGAGGGACGGCCTGGCTGTGCTTGGCGTGATGCTCGAGGTATCCAGCAATGATAACCCAGCCCTTGCTCCCCTCGCCACTGCCCTTCTCAACGTGACTGATGCTG ATATGTTCGCTGAGATTTCCGCCATGTACCCACTGAAGGCCTTCCTGCCGCGTAACATCGAGAAGTTTTACCGATACGAAGGTTCCCTCACCACCCCGACTTGCAACGAGGTGGTCACGTGGACTGTTTTCGACGAGGCTATCTCCATCTCTGAGCGACAG CTGGGATTTTTCCGGGCCCTGCACCCTAGCAAACTCGAGGGGATTCCCACTCTGGTCAACAACTTCAGACCCGTGCAGCCGTTGGGTCTCCGGGAAATTCGGCGGCGGAATAAGCTTGTGCCGCGTACCATGGTGGCCTGCACGCCCTTCTGA